The following is a genomic window from Canis lupus dingo isolate Sandy chromosome 26, ASM325472v2, whole genome shotgun sequence.
AGAGAAAAATTTCTGGAGGGATAGGACCTTCAGGGTTTGTTCATATTTAAGAtgtagctttttgtttttgtttcaggcGTTATGTATAAAGCAACGATTATTTTATGGACCAAGTTTTAATGTAAGTGTTGCAATGGAAGTGCAATACCTGACCCCCCCGCTCCCCGGCGGGAAACCGCTCGGCCCGACAATCACAGCCCGGCGAGGGGCCCCTGTGGCCAGTGCCTCCTCCTCTGTCGGCCCCACCTCACCCCATCCTGCCTACCGCCTCGGTGACCAGCCATCCGGAGAAGCACCTGGAAGAGTCTCGGGCCCGCCTGCAATAAAGGCTTGGGAAGCCTCCTGGCCCGGGGAGGCCATGTGGGCAGTGGGCTCGGCCTCTCCCAGCAGGCAGCTCCCCCAAGCTCTGCACTCCCTGCCCAGCTGCCAGCCATGCCAAGGACAACAGCAATAGTCCCCTGGGCCTCTCCCAGCGGCCCTTAGCCATAGATGGTGAGATGGGCAGCCTACCCTCCCCGTTGACATATCTCTTCTATATCCAGGTTTGCTTCCTGCCTCCCTTTAAGATTCCTTTTGGCACATTCTCTTCTTAAGGAAGCACCAGTTTTTCAGAAACTTAGAGAGGGAGGGCAGAGtcctttaaaaataccaaaaatgttTACAGCGTTGGGTGCTGAGCTGCAGGGCTCAGGCCTGACCAGTCATAACCAAAGGGTGAGGCAGGCCTTGCTgactgccacccccaccccaggcctgttAGAGTAGAAGCCTTAGCCCCAttcccaaccccaaccccaggaCTGAGCCTCAGCCTACCACTCCAGATCCAACCACCTGCCTTCTCTTTGATTTCTAAAGAGGGATTCAGCAGAGACCCCACTCCCAATTTTCCCAGCTCATCTGAGCTGCCTGCCTGCCCGCCCACCCGCCCGCCTCGTCGCAGTCTTCACGTCTCAGCCCCCTCCTGTCTCTGTCTGGGCCATGTGTGAGCAGTGTCCTGACTCGCCCCATCCACCCTTGCCACCCCTGCACCTTCGGGCCTGAGTGTGCTCTGTATACAGTGTCATTGTCTGTTACACCAATTAAAGAAGCAGGAAGGCTTCCTTCTGGTCTCTTTACTGCACCAGCAACTGCAGATCACAAGCTGGGGATGCGGGCCCAGGATGGGGGCACGGCCTGTCCTGGAGCTAAGACTGTAGTGGGGAGAGGCTGTCTTTCCTGATAAACAGTGCCCACTGCACTCGCCATGGCTAATACTGATACAGTCACACAAGCCttaccctgccctgggcctcctcccagccccttccGAGGCCACCCAGTGAGGTGGATGCAGAAAGCCCCTCTGCTTTACAGACGACACCACTAGTCACCTGGGCCAGGATTCCCACCCTGGCCACCTGGCCCCAGCACCAGGACTCTGAATAGTTGTCATCTGCGGAATAAAGAGCAAGTCTGAGGGGATCAGGTATAAGAGCCAAGTCTGGGTCTGGGATGCAGCCAGGGGTGAGGGTCAGGGTCTGGTGTAGGCAGGCTGATCTGAGGATGAGCAGGCAAAAGTGGCTGGTGTGCCCTGTGCTCATGACCACCGACGCACACCCCACCTTTCCCCCCAAATTCCTGGAGCCCTTGTTTTACCTCTGGAAGTTCATTAGCAACCTTCCCTCCCTTCAgcacaaaacaacaacaaggaaagttTCCAAtcagagaaaatttaatatttgGGAAGCTATGCTTTCAGGAGATGGGGGAACTGATTAGGCCAGTGACCCTGTCCTCCACCCCCTGCATCTGAGAGGAAGCTGGGCCAGAGGCCAGGCCACAGGAGGAAAGGCAAACACCCACTGGGCTTCCTGTTGCCCACCCTGAAGCCAGCCTCCAGGCCATGCCATCAACACTTAGCCAGCAGGGCCCTCAGGGTAGCAGCCCAGCTCGCATCTGGAAGGCCAAGCCATCCCCTCGGGTAGCTTGCTGGAGAAGAAAGTGCAAGAAGGGGAAACATCAGAAACCAGAGCTGGGCGTGGACCCCGGGGAAAGGGGTGACACCCACCTTGTTGATCTCTCTGTGACGTTCCTTAGTTACGATTTCCTCTAAGACCTCGCCATCCCCCTTAATGAGCCTGGGGACGGAGGGGAGAGGACGCTGAGCCTCTGATGCCAGAGCGGACCCAGAGATGCCAGGCCTCAGGCCCCCTCCCCTGAGCAGCCAGAAGCTAGgcactcccccctccctctcccccgccctTGGGACACTGACAAAAGCTGGGGAGTCTCTGCCATCAGACTGACCAACTGGCTCTTTGAAGACACTCTTCAAGGCCCTCCAGCCCCTGCAACTGCTTGCTCTGGGCAGTAAGAACAGCCTGAGAAGTCCCATAAATGAGTAACTACTTTTCTCTGGTCTCTGGCTTTATACAGCCAGCAGCCATCAGCCCTCTTCCTGAGCGTTCAGAGTGTGTGGGGCTGAGCTTCGCCCCACTGCCCACCTGGTGCGTCCTGTCTCTGGGTCCACCACCTTGCGGATGATGCTCTGCCGAGCATCCCACTCCTCCTTGGTCATGGGCTTCATGGCCTGGATGCGGGACTTCTGTTCATCCGTCAGGACTGCAAGGGGAGACAGCAGGGAGTTGGCAGCTGGGTCTCAGGGAGGGGACCCCTTCCCTCCCGCACACTGGGTGGCACAGTACCTGgaccatcctcttcctcctcagcaGATCTGTGCCACTGGTCCAGGGAGGGTCCCGGCAGAGCCTCACCCTGCTGCTGCAGCTTTGCCTTCTCCTTGCCTTTCTTCTTcagctgcttcttccttttcctcttcttcttcctcctcttcttgtcCTTGTGCTTCCCCCGCTTCTTCCGGTCAccactggaggaagaggaggaggacgaaGAGGAAGAAGAGCTAGAAGAAccggaagaagaggaggaggaactgGATCGTGGTCTCCTCCGGGCTTTGtgcttgcttctctctgtgaTGCAGGGAGAAGGTGAGGCTGGAAGGCCAGGAGGGGAAGAAGTAAACCTTTATTCCCTTGCTCTGGCCTCTGGCAGGCATACAGGGACTACTGGGGGAGAGACCCTCCAGGTAGGGCTTTCCAGAGCAGGGATGAgcactctctgggcctcacccaatcgcTGTCTGGCCAGGAGCAGGGCAGCCAGCCCCCAGATCTCAGCTCCGGCTGCACAAAAAGCATCATTACAGCTCCCTTCAATCCGCACATCATGCGCTGGCCCAGCCTCTGGGATCTGAGTGTCTTTCAAGCCAGACGTCCAGGTGCTGCGCTCTGCACTCCTCTGACTCCCGCCACCCCGGGAAGCCCGCTCAGCTGCCTGCAGCGGCCTCCGCAGAGTTCCCACACCTCCTTCCCATTCCCTGCGGTCCTCACCCTCCGCGCCCGAGGAGGTGATGATGGCCTTGCGGTCTTGGCATCTGGAAGCCGAGCAGCTCCTCGGGGCGTCCTTgctgctcttcttcctcctcttttccgaCCCTCGGCCCCGGGAGCGGCTTCGGCTCTTCGAGCGCTTGCGGGAGCTGACGTGAGCCATAGCGCCGAGGGCTGGAGACCGGCACACACGCTCAAACGGGGGCTCACGAGGGCGCCTCTTCTCGGGGCCTGGCTCTCGGGGGCCCAGCACTCATCGGCACCTGGGCAGGCACTGAGCAGGCcaccgcccggcccccgccccccggacccTCGGCCCCTTTAagggcccgcccccgcccggacGCTCCACGCCTGCGCACGGCTCTCCACGCCCGGACGCTCCGGCGCCCCGAGGAGCCGCCGCCGTTCTCAGCTGCCAGGTGCGTCCCGAATCCCTCGCTGGGCGCTCTTACCCTCCGCGGCCTCGCCGCCCCAGGGAGGGCCCCCGCAGCTGCTCCGTCTCCTCCTCAGCCGCCCATCTGGCGGGACCCTGGCACCCACACCGCGCCTTGCCGAGCGGAAGCGGCGGCGAGGTGACTTCCGGCCGGGACAGTGCTGCGGGAGGGCAGTCCGGCTGGGAAGCGAGGTGCCGCCGCCTTTAGTCCTGAAGCCCCGGGTTCCGTTTCCCGGGCAGCCCCAGAAACGGAGTCTGGCTCGCGCACCTCCCGAAGAGGGAAGCTGGGGATCCAGGctggcacccccgcccccagcctctgcCGCAGCCTGCCCTCGTCTCCGGTCACCCTTCCCGCGCGCCCgcagcacccccacctcccataGAGCCAGGGCGGGGACCCCCGTGATGAGTGCCCCACAGGCCTGTCCAGAGGGGGCAGCCGAGGCTCCGCTCCAGCTGATTGCTCCCAGatcctcccaccctcccagggAAGGCAGAACTCAAGATTGCAGAATGGAAACCCCTGGATTGCAAATGTACAACCCAAACCCGGCACAGCTGCACCCTTCATCCGATTTGGGGGCTGCCCAGTTGCAGATTGTTCAGTAATAATGACAGCAAACACAGAGGCCTGCTATAAAGCACTTTATGAACGTTAAGGCATTTGACTTTCACAACAGCTTTAGGAGATAAGTACTTtccaggagaggaaactgaggcacagagaagtcatGTGGCTGCCCCACAATCGCACCCCTGGACGCAGCAGAATTagaacttgaacccaggcagtctagcTCCAGGGTCCCTGCTCTTAAGCCCTTAACACCAACTGCAAGTTGCTAGTCGGTGTCTCACTGAAATTCCCTTTATAGACAGACACTCTCCACCCCAACCATGGTGCCCAAGGCTAACTCACTCCTGTACTCTGGAAGGTTCCCTTGGCCACTGGGAGCCACCTGCCCTGGAGACGGAGGTCTGGGAAGTGACTgccacctcctcaccccccagcccAGACACACCCTGTGGCCGCACTGATGCAGGGCACACACTGCTAGGTCTATGCCCGAGAGCACTCCCTGGAATTAAGCTGAGGCTGGCTGCCCTTTGAAAC
Proteins encoded in this region:
- the ARL6IP4 gene encoding ADP-ribosylation factor-like protein 6-interacting protein 4 isoform X1 — encoded protein: MAHVSSRKRSKSRSRSRGRGSEKRRKKSSKDAPRSCSASRCQDRKAIITSSGAEASPSPCITERSKHKARRRPRSSSSSSSSGSSSSSSSSSSSSSSSGDRKKRGKHKDKKRRKKKRKRKKQLKKKGKEKAKLQQQGEALPGPSLDQWHRSAEEEEDGPVLTDEQKSRIQAMKPMTKEEWDARQSIIRKVVDPETGRTRLIKGDGEVLEEIVTKERHREINKQATRGDGLAFQMRAGLLP
- the ARL6IP4 gene encoding ADP-ribosylation factor-like protein 6-interacting protein 4 isoform X2; translation: MAHVSSRKRSKSRSRSRGRGSEKRRKKSSKDAPRSCSASRCQDRKAIITSSGAEERSKHKARRRPRSSSSSSSSGSSSSSSSSSSSSSSSGDRKKRGKHKDKKRRKKKRKRKKQLKKKGKEKAKLQQQGEALPGPSLDQWHRSAEEEEDGPVLTDEQKSRIQAMKPMTKEEWDARQSIIRKVVDPETGRTRLIKGDGEVLEEIVTKERHREINKQATRGDGLAFQMRAGLLP